From Paenibacillus graminis, a single genomic window includes:
- a CDS encoding sensor histidine kinase yields MRLFLKDQRPLLIFYLLQMILVPVLYYLSGESRPLSIILYGMALSAAVILVYLVYRYIQHHKLYSRLAQPAAAPGELPAPLDDAPLPEAVSELLQVTHRHYQEQLQSHISRMDQHIIFMNRWVHQMKTPLSVIQLTLQELDDEAAGSIQEELERLRKGLEMVIYTSRLERFEDDFQVQSLPLRRIISEAVAENRRLFIRRGIKADIRVDESLTVYSDAKWLMFMLTQILVNAVNYTSGSGKTVAVTAQAIDQDIILEITDEGIGISSEDQKRVFNPYFTGERGRQYHESTGMGLYLVREICSRLGHKVGLESRPGEGTAVRIIFSAAARLEK; encoded by the coding sequence GTGAGGCTGTTCCTCAAGGACCAGCGGCCGCTGCTGATCTTTTATCTGCTGCAGATGATCCTCGTTCCGGTTCTGTATTATTTGTCCGGCGAATCCAGGCCGCTGTCGATCATCCTGTATGGAATGGCACTCAGCGCTGCGGTTATTCTCGTCTATCTGGTGTACAGATATATCCAGCATCATAAGCTGTACAGCCGTCTGGCCCAACCGGCCGCTGCACCCGGTGAGCTGCCTGCTCCGCTGGATGATGCGCCGCTGCCCGAAGCCGTGAGCGAGCTGCTCCAGGTGACCCACCGCCACTATCAGGAGCAGCTCCAGAGCCATATCAGCCGGATGGATCAGCATATTATTTTTATGAACCGCTGGGTACACCAGATGAAGACTCCGCTGTCCGTTATCCAGCTTACGCTGCAGGAGCTGGACGATGAGGCGGCAGGCAGCATCCAGGAAGAGCTAGAACGCCTGCGCAAGGGTCTGGAGATGGTCATTTATACCTCCCGCCTGGAGCGGTTTGAGGATGACTTCCAGGTGCAATCTCTGCCGCTGCGCAGAATCATCAGCGAAGCGGTGGCCGAGAACCGCAGGCTGTTCATCCGCAGAGGCATCAAGGCTGATATCCGGGTGGATGAGAGCCTAACCGTATACAGCGATGCCAAATGGCTGATGTTTATGCTGACCCAGATTCTGGTCAATGCCGTGAACTATACTTCCGGATCAGGCAAAACCGTTGCCGTCACGGCACAGGCCATAGACCAAGATATCATCCTTGAAATTACGGATGAGGGCATCGGCATTTCCTCTGAAGATCAGAAAAGGGTATTTAATCCCTATTTTACGGGTGAGCGTGGACGCCAGTACCATGAATCGACCGGGATGGGCCTGTACCTGGTCCGCGAAATTTGCAGCCGTCTCGGCCATAAGGTCGGCCTGGAGTCCCGGCCCGGAGAGGGAACTGCGGTAAGAATTATTTTTAGCGCAGCTGCCAGACTGGAGAAGTAA
- a CDS encoding response regulator transcription factor, giving the protein METILIVEDDAKLADLLDAYLSKYDFHTVVVEDFNRVLETFEQAAPSLVLLDVNLPRYDGFYWCRQLRKSSLCPILFISARDSGMDQVMALENGGDDYITKPFQYEVVLAKIRSHLRRAYGSYAQNQEERRLQTGGLTLLPERYVIQFAGQSAELTQKEAVLLEALMLKEGRVVTRERLLDLMWEDQHFIDDNTLNVYITRVRKKLKDLGLEEIVETVRGAGYRLNASGDSR; this is encoded by the coding sequence ATGGAAACGATTCTGATTGTTGAGGACGACGCCAAGCTGGCGGACCTGCTGGATGCCTATCTCTCCAAATATGATTTCCATACGGTAGTTGTGGAGGATTTTAACAGAGTTCTGGAGACCTTTGAGCAAGCGGCCCCCAGCCTGGTGCTCCTGGATGTCAATCTCCCCAGATATGACGGGTTCTATTGGTGCCGCCAGCTGCGCAAGTCTTCGCTGTGCCCCATTCTGTTCATCTCCGCCCGCGACAGCGGGATGGATCAGGTAATGGCGCTCGAGAACGGCGGTGACGATTACATTACCAAGCCTTTTCAATACGAGGTGGTTCTGGCCAAAATCCGCAGCCATCTGCGCAGAGCCTACGGCTCATATGCCCAGAACCAGGAGGAGCGTAGGCTGCAGACGGGTGGCCTTACCCTTTTGCCGGAAAGATATGTCATTCAGTTCGCCGGTCAATCCGCAGAGCTTACCCAGAAGGAAGCCGTGCTGCTGGAAGCGCTGATGCTCAAGGAAGGGCGGGTAGTCACCCGTGAACGGCTGCTTGATCTGATGTGGGAGGACCAGCATTTTATTGATGACAATACCTTGAATGTATATATTACGCGGGTGAGGAAGAAGCTCAAGGATCTGGGGCTTGAGGAAATCGTGGAAACGGTCAGAGGCGCGGGCTACAGGCTGAACGCTTCCGGAGACAGCCGGTGA
- a CDS encoding spore germination protein, whose amino-acid sequence MPGNPQRANPDKSDNPEQSVPGPFPLNPSLEVNLQELSQRIGRSSDIVVRRFTNESLSSLDLAFIYIDGLVNADVVNQGVLQPLLETVKLKSEFISATDAFHMIKNQMLPIGGVKEGNTLEMLLPMLFDGYTLILLGGLGVGMAADTSGWEKRSINEPTSQGVIRGPKEGFTESLRTGTSMLRRRLKTPDLRIEEYKIGQRTQTGVALVYLEGIASKQVLKEIRRRLNAINTDSILESNYIEEFIQDGGLTPFPTIQNTERPDAMAGGILEGQVGIIIDGTPFALLAPSTFFNFFQSSEDYYQRYDISSFLRLIRYSAFFVSMLLPALYIAVTTFHQEMLPTTLLISLAAQREGVPLPALAEALLMELTFDVLREAGVRMPRTIGPAISIVGALVLGQAAVQAGLVSAAMVIVVSFTAISNFVIPSLAIANSIRLIRFVMMFIAATLGLFGIMSFLIVLLIHMAGLRSFGVPYLSPVAPMVPRYLKDIFIRVPLWDMTMRPNTILGKETRRQGEHQQPKPQGEDPV is encoded by the coding sequence ATGCCAGGCAACCCGCAGCGGGCCAACCCCGACAAGAGCGACAACCCAGAACAATCCGTACCCGGCCCGTTTCCTCTTAATCCTTCTCTGGAGGTGAATTTACAGGAGCTTAGCCAGCGGATTGGCCGCAGTTCGGATATTGTGGTCCGCAGATTTACCAATGAGTCGTTGAGCTCGCTAGATCTGGCCTTTATCTATATTGACGGACTGGTCAACGCTGACGTGGTCAACCAGGGTGTACTTCAACCCTTGCTGGAAACGGTCAAGCTGAAAAGCGAATTCATCAGTGCCACTGATGCCTTCCATATGATCAAGAATCAAATGCTGCCTATTGGAGGGGTTAAAGAAGGCAATACCCTGGAAATGCTGCTGCCCATGCTGTTCGACGGCTATACCTTAATCCTGCTGGGAGGGCTTGGGGTGGGTATGGCTGCGGATACCTCCGGTTGGGAGAAACGCAGTATCAATGAGCCAACCTCCCAAGGCGTCATCCGGGGCCCCAAAGAAGGATTTACCGAAAGCCTGCGGACAGGCACCTCCATGCTGCGGCGCAGACTGAAAACCCCTGATCTGCGCATTGAGGAGTATAAAATCGGCCAGCGCACCCAGACTGGAGTGGCCCTGGTCTATTTGGAGGGCATCGCCAGCAAGCAGGTGCTGAAGGAAATCCGCCGCCGCCTGAATGCGATCAATACCGACAGCATTCTGGAGAGCAACTATATTGAGGAATTCATTCAGGACGGCGGCCTGACTCCGTTTCCGACGATCCAGAATACAGAGCGCCCGGATGCGATGGCCGGCGGCATTCTGGAAGGGCAAGTCGGAATCATTATTGACGGCACGCCCTTTGCTCTGCTTGCACCGTCCACATTCTTCAACTTCTTTCAGTCCAGCGAGGACTACTATCAGCGTTATGATATCTCCTCCTTCCTGCGGCTGATCCGGTATTCGGCATTTTTTGTATCTATGCTGCTGCCAGCCTTATATATTGCTGTCACCACTTTTCATCAGGAAATGCTGCCGACCACCCTTCTGATCAGTCTTGCCGCACAGCGGGAGGGGGTTCCGCTCCCGGCGCTGGCGGAGGCGCTGCTGATGGAGCTGACCTTTGATGTGCTGCGCGAAGCGGGGGTGCGCATGCCGCGCACCATCGGTCCGGCGATTTCCATCGTGGGCGCTCTGGTGCTGGGGCAGGCCGCGGTTCAAGCCGGACTGGTTTCGGCCGCAATGGTGATTGTTGTATCTTTTACTGCGATCTCCAACTTTGTCATTCCTTCGCTGGCGATCGCCAACTCGATCCGGCTGATCCGTTTTGTCATGATGTTTATCGCCGCGACCCTGGGACTATTTGGCATTATGTCCTTTCTGATAGTGCTGCTGATTCACATGGCCGGATTGCGTTCGTTTGGGGTGCCGTACCTGTCGCCGGTGGCTCCAATGGTTCCGCGCTACCTTAAGGATATCTTTATCCGTGTACCGCTCTGGGACATGACAATGCGTCCCAATACCATCCTGGGCAAAGAAACACGCCGGCAGGGTGAACATCAGCAGCCCAAGCCGCAAGGGGAGGATCCGGTATGA